The genomic window GATCTGCTTGCGCGGGGCGCCTTCCAGCACCGCTTCGGGCTGCACATCCGCCCTGGTGGTCTCGATAGGTGCCGTCATTGCGGTGGAGACCCCTCTCGGCCGACGGTGGCCGGCCCATGACCGCCGCTGTAGCGGCTCGTACAAAACGTGACACACGTGATCGCACACCCCCGAACTGACCCTGTTTGAAAGAGGGATGCGCGGGGCAGGGAACACCTGCTGTGTGGAGTCTGAGGTGCCTTCGCGATCACCCGCCAGACCTGACGGGGAATGTTTGCTCAAACGTGATGCTGTCCAGAGGCTTCCGTTATCCGGACAGCTGTGCTGCGTGAGCGGACCTCTCGGCCACTAATCCGCTATAGCGGACATGCCACCCCAAGCACGTTGATGTGCTCACCAATTGACCGTCGGCCGCGCCGGGCCGACGCCCCGTCAGTACGCCTGCGGGGCCGGGCCGGGGGCGGGTGGGTAGCCGTAACCCGTGCCGGGCGCCGGCGCGTGCGCCTCGCGGTCGTAGAAGGGCCGGGAGTTGGCGCGGAGCCACATCGCGACCGGGTCGTACTCGTCGGACATCGAGACCGTGGAGACGGGCAGGCCGTCGGGGACCACGCCGATCGACTGCTGCATCATCGCGCGCACGGCGTCCACGGACGGACGGCCGGTGTCGTAGAGGTCGAGCCCGATCGCCAGGTACGGGACACCCAGCGCCGGCTGCACCCAGGCCCGCCGCAGTGCGCGGACGGCGGGGGTGCGGTGGGCGTTCTGCGACAGCAGGGCGTAGAACTGCGGGATCTCGATGGCCGGTTCGGAGAGCCGCAGCGGGCCCGCCGGCATGCGGTCGAGTCCGGTCGCGATGCGGCGCAGGTCGAGCCAGGGGATGCCGACGCCGCCGCCGGGGGCGTGCGGGTTGAGCCAGATGCCCCAGCGGTCCGGGAAGAGGGAGCGGGCGATGTCGCGGCCGGTCGTGACCTCGTGGGCCCTGCTCCAGCCGCTGGCGGAGAGTTCCTGGGCGGAGGTCACGCAGGGGGCGTAACCGAGGCCGTCGACCTCCATGTTGCCGTACTGCGCGTCGGGGGAGCCCGCGGTGCCGTGCCAGAGCAGCATCCAGACCTGCCCGCCGGTCAGGGACCTCAAGAGCTCCTCGTACGTGTCGAGGCGCCCGGGGGTCACTTGGCGCAGCATGTGCTCGACCTCTCCCCGAGCTCTCGACTCCTCCCCCACTCTCGGCTTCGCTTGAGCAGGGGATACCCCATCGGCCGCCCCCATGCCCGACGCACTCACCCTGGGTCCCGCCCCTCTTCGATCCGCTGTTCCGCCGCCCGTGTGCTCCGCGGGGCCGTGCCGCCGCTCCCGGGCGCACCGGCCCCGCCATCAAACCAGCTTATGCGCCGCCCCCGACACCGCCTCGATGCCACATGG from Streptomyces sp. NBC_01341 includes these protein-coding regions:
- a CDS encoding enhanced serine sensitivity protein SseB C-terminal domain-containing protein, giving the protein MLRQVTPGRLDTYEELLRSLTGGQVWMLLWHGTAGSPDAQYGNMEVDGLGYAPCVTSAQELSASGWSRAHEVTTGRDIARSLFPDRWGIWLNPHAPGGGVGIPWLDLRRIATGLDRMPAGPLRLSEPAIEIPQFYALLSQNAHRTPAVRALRRAWVQPALGVPYLAIGLDLYDTGRPSVDAVRAMMQQSIGVVPDGLPVSTVSMSDEYDPVAMWLRANSRPFYDREAHAPAPGTGYGYPPAPGPAPQAY